From the genome of Pseudarthrobacter sp. NIBRBAC000502772:
CACGGCAGGCACGGCCGGCCAGCGCCTGGCAGCGTGCCGCTTCGTACGGAACGCCAAGCTCCTGCCAGAGCCTCCAGGCCCGGCGCAGGGACTCCGACGCGCCCGTTGCGTCACCTGCGGCCAGGCGGACTGCGCCGTCCGCCTGGCAGGCAACGGCCTGGACCATGGGCCGTGGTGACTGCCGGGCAAAATCCGCGAGCCCGTCAGCGCCACGACGTGCAGCGTCCAGGTCTGGCACGGCAAGCTCGATTTCCACCACGGCGGGCAACAGGTTCCAGCGGGTGGCCGCGTCAGCACCGCCTGCCGCCCGGCGGATCATCTGCTGCGCCTGGCGCACGTCTCCGCGGGCCAGGGCCAGGAGGGCAAGGCCCGGTTGCGGCTCGTAGCCGCTCCGGGCGGCCTGCCGGTAGGAAGCCTCGGCGCCGTCCAGCTTGCCGGTGAGCCGCTGGATGTCACCCTGTTCGTAATAGCCTCCGTAGAGCGCCTGCGGGTCCCCCCTGGTAGACAGCCCCTGTGCGGCTGCTGCCGCCTCAAGCGCTTCAGTCCACGCTCCGTGAAGGCGGAAAAGTTGGGCCCGGTGGGACTGGCACTGGCCGCTGAAGGCCACCAGGCTGGGTTGGTCGCGGCAGCGACGGTCAAGAGCCGCGGTCCATTCCAGCGCCCTCCGAAGGTCAAAGACCAGATGGCAGTTGCCGATCACAGCACAATAGATAATTCCGGACGGGACGGGGGACAGCTCGCCCGCCGTCACGGCCACCATGACCTCGTCGAACATCCTGAGGCCCTCTTCTGCACGCCCCAGCATCAGCGTCGCCTGGCCCGAGCCCAGGAGGCCCAGCGCGGCAACGTCCCTGTCCTGGAACCGTTGGCCAAAGTCCGCAACCTGGGAGAAGACCTGCAGGGCACCTGCGGGGTCACCGCCGTAGAGCTTCCCCAGGCCCAGCGGGACGAGCAGGAGGCCTTGCACTGCGTTTGGCTCACTGAGTTCTTCGACCAGCCTCTGGCCGCGGGCGAACCAGCCGCCGGCCTGGGACTCCTCGCCCACGTTCATCAGCTGCATGCCCAGCCAAGCGGCACACCGGGCAGCGCCCGCGACATCGCCCACCCCCAGGAATTCCTCGTGGGCGCGGGTCAGGGAATCGAGGCCGGCGGTGGTGTTGCCCGCGAGGATTTCTGCGGTCGCCAGCAGCTCCAAGTCCGTTGCCGCCAGTCCGCCGCGCTGGTCGGCATTACGGAAGTTCTCGTAGGCATCGGTCCAGCGCTGCTCGCGGAACGCTGACCGGCCCAGCTCAAGGACCGTCCCAGCCGACATCTGGCCTCCTTCCGGATCCAGTCCGCCCGCGGCCGGCCTGCCTGGCCCCTGACAACCACCGGACGGGTTCGTATTAAGCGCCACGGTACGCCCGCGGCATTCCCGGCACAACAGGGAGGGCGGCAGGTGCCTCGCGGCCCTGATCCCGGTGTAACCTCCGGCGCGTCGAATGCGGCCGGCCGGAAGGATTCCTCGTCCTCCGGCTACGGACGCAGCAGCGCGC
Proteins encoded in this window:
- a CDS encoding response regulator transcription factor, with the translated sequence MSAGTVLELGRSAFREQRWTDAYENFRNADQRGGLAATDLELLATAEILAGNTTAGLDSLTRAHEEFLGVGDVAGAARCAAWLGMQLMNVGEESQAGGWFARGQRLVEELSEPNAVQGLLLVPLGLGKLYGGDPAGALQVFSQVADFGQRFQDRDVAALGLLGSGQATLMLGRAEEGLRMFDEVMVAVTAGELSPVPSGIIYCAVIGNCHLVFDLRRALEWTAALDRRCRDQPSLVAFSGQCQSHRAQLFRLHGAWTEALEAAAAAQGLSTRGDPQALYGGYYEQGDIQRLTGKLDGAEASYRQAARSGYEPQPGLALLALARGDVRQAQQMIRRAAGGADAATRWNLLPAVVEIELAVPDLDAARRGADGLADFARQSPRPMVQAVACQADGAVRLAAGDATGASESLRRAWRLWQELGVPYEAARCQALAGRACRALGDEASAQMYLEAAHHAFLELGAAPAAAWAASLLHEGMVEREATRVAAEPLTRREAEILQFVATGKSNRAIADELYLSEKTVARHISNIFLKLGLTSRAAATSYAYEHGLAG